The following are encoded together in the Rana temporaria chromosome 12, aRanTem1.1, whole genome shotgun sequence genome:
- the LOC120919420 gene encoding keratin, type I cytoskeletal 13-like isoform X2: MALYSSSSSYRTSTGSLGGAKGPGSRTSVSFSKYGPSGAGGAYGGNVGYCQVGDLGAGYDGGFAGYGQGGGAGFGGGAGAGYGGGAGAGFGGGAGAGYGGGAGAGYGGGAGAGYGGGAGAGFGGGAGAGFGGGAGGGYGFNQGGGFGEGLLATNEKQTMQNLNDRLANYLGKVQSLEDSNAELEKKIREWYEKQSPVSNAADYSQYYKTIQDLRDKIFAATKDNNKVLLEIDNTRLTTDDFRMKYENELALRQSVEADINGLRRVQDDLTMSKSDLESQIESLTEELAYMKKNHEEEMKGLHGQTSGSVNVEMNAAPGIDLSKILSDMRSEYERMSDKYRQNAEAMFLAQAKELQTQVVSGSQEVQTSKSEITTLKHTLQSLEIELQSQLSMKSALEASLADTEGRYCAQLGQIQQLIANLEEEIADLRNQQEHQSSEYKMLLDIKSRLEQEIAKYRELLDGQDLKIPGVVSSTTTTSTSSSSSSTTTTTRKP; encoded by the exons ATGGCTTTGTACTCCTCTTCATCGTCCTACAGGACATCTACTGGTTCCCTAGGTGGTGCCAAAGGTCCTGGATCCAGGACCTCTGTTTCTTTTTCCAAATATGGTCCTAGTGGAGCAGGGGGAGCTTATGGTGGCAATGTAGGTTACTGCCAAGTTGGTGATTTAGGTGCTGGTTATGATGGTGGTTTTGCAGGGTATGGACAGGGTGGTGGTGCTGGCTttggtggaggagcaggagctggctatggtggaggagcaggagctggttttggtggaggagcaggagctggctatggtggaggagcaggagctggctatggtggaggagcaggagctggctatggtggaggagcaggagctggCTTTGGTGGTGGAGCAGGTGCTGGTTTTGgtggaggagctggtggtggatATGGATTTAACCAGGGAGGAGGATTTGGTGAAGGCCTCCTTGCTACCAATGAAAAGCAAACCATGCAGAACTTGAATGACCGCCTGGCCAACTATTTGGGCAAAGTACAGAGCTTGGAGGACTCCAATGCTGAATTGGAGAAAAAGATTCGGGAATGGTATGAAAAGCAAAGTCCTGTTAGTAACGCTGCTGATTACAGCCAATATTACAAGACAATTCAGGATCTCCGTGACAAG ATCTTTGCTGCCACTAAAGATAACAACAAAGTGCTCCTGGAGATTGATAACACTAGACTCACCACTGATGACTTCAGAATGAA GTACGAGAATGAATTGGCACTTCGCCAGAGTGTGGAGGCTGACATCAATGGCCTGCGCAGAGTCCAGGATGATCTAACTATGTCTAAGTCTGACCTGGAAAGCCAGATTGAAAGCCTTACAGAGGAACTGGCTTACATGAAGAAGAACCATGAAGAG gaaatgaAGGGATTGCATGGCCAAACCAGTGGATCAGTTAATGTGGAGATGAACGCAGCTCCAGGTATTGATCTTAGCAAGATCCTGTCTGATATGAGATCCGAATATGAAAGGATGTCTGATAAATACCGGCAGAACGCTGAAGCCATGTTCCTCGCTCAG GCCAAAGAACTGCAAACACAGGTTGTTAGTGGAAGCCAAGAGGTCCAGACATCCAAATCAGAGATTACAACTCTGAAGCACACACTCCAAAGCTTAGAGATAGAACTACAGTCTCAGCTTAGCATG AAATCAGCTTTAGAAGCATCCTTGGCTGATACGGAAGGTAGATACTGTGCACAGCTTGGTCAAATTCAGCAACTCATAGCTAACCTAGAGGAAGAGATTGCAGATCTCCGAAACCAACAGGAACACCAGAGCAGCGAGTACAAGATGCTTCTGGATATCAAGTCTCGCCTGGAACAGGAGATCGCCAAATATAGAGAACTACTGGATGGACAAGATCTTAA aatTCCTGGTGTTGTTTCAAGTACGACCACTACATCAacgtcttcctcttcttcttccaccacaa CAACTACAAGAAAACCTTAG
- the LOC120919420 gene encoding keratin, type I cytoskeletal 13-like isoform X1: protein MALYSSSSSYRTSTGSLGGAKGPGSRTSVSFSKYGPSGAGGAYGGNVGYCQVGDLGAGYDGGFAGYGQGGGAGFGGGAGAGYGGGAGAGFGGGAGAGYGGGAGAGYGGGAGAGYGGGAGAGFGGGAGAGFGGGAGGGYGFNQGGGFGEGLLATNEKQTMQNLNDRLANYLGKVQSLEDSNAELEKKIREWYEKQSPVSNAADYSQYYKTIQDLRDKIFAATKDNNKVLLEIDNTRLTTDDFRMKYENELALRQSVEADINGLRRVQDDLTMSKSDLESQIESLTEELAYMKKNHEEEMKGLHGQTSGSVNVEMNAAPGIDLSKILSDMRSEYERMSDKYRQNAEAMFLAQAKELQTQVVSGSQEVQTSKSEITTLKHTLQSLEIELQSQLSMKSALEASLADTEGRYCAQLGQIQQLIANLEEEIADLRNQQEHQSSEYKMLLDIKSRLEQEIAKYRELLDGQDLKIPGVVSSTTTTSTSSSSSSTTTATTRKP from the exons ATGGCTTTGTACTCCTCTTCATCGTCCTACAGGACATCTACTGGTTCCCTAGGTGGTGCCAAAGGTCCTGGATCCAGGACCTCTGTTTCTTTTTCCAAATATGGTCCTAGTGGAGCAGGGGGAGCTTATGGTGGCAATGTAGGTTACTGCCAAGTTGGTGATTTAGGTGCTGGTTATGATGGTGGTTTTGCAGGGTATGGACAGGGTGGTGGTGCTGGCTttggtggaggagcaggagctggctatggtggaggagcaggagctggttttggtggaggagcaggagctggctatggtggaggagcaggagctggctatggtggaggagcaggagctggctatggtggaggagcaggagctggCTTTGGTGGTGGAGCAGGTGCTGGTTTTGgtggaggagctggtggtggatATGGATTTAACCAGGGAGGAGGATTTGGTGAAGGCCTCCTTGCTACCAATGAAAAGCAAACCATGCAGAACTTGAATGACCGCCTGGCCAACTATTTGGGCAAAGTACAGAGCTTGGAGGACTCCAATGCTGAATTGGAGAAAAAGATTCGGGAATGGTATGAAAAGCAAAGTCCTGTTAGTAACGCTGCTGATTACAGCCAATATTACAAGACAATTCAGGATCTCCGTGACAAG ATCTTTGCTGCCACTAAAGATAACAACAAAGTGCTCCTGGAGATTGATAACACTAGACTCACCACTGATGACTTCAGAATGAA GTACGAGAATGAATTGGCACTTCGCCAGAGTGTGGAGGCTGACATCAATGGCCTGCGCAGAGTCCAGGATGATCTAACTATGTCTAAGTCTGACCTGGAAAGCCAGATTGAAAGCCTTACAGAGGAACTGGCTTACATGAAGAAGAACCATGAAGAG gaaatgaAGGGATTGCATGGCCAAACCAGTGGATCAGTTAATGTGGAGATGAACGCAGCTCCAGGTATTGATCTTAGCAAGATCCTGTCTGATATGAGATCCGAATATGAAAGGATGTCTGATAAATACCGGCAGAACGCTGAAGCCATGTTCCTCGCTCAG GCCAAAGAACTGCAAACACAGGTTGTTAGTGGAAGCCAAGAGGTCCAGACATCCAAATCAGAGATTACAACTCTGAAGCACACACTCCAAAGCTTAGAGATAGAACTACAGTCTCAGCTTAGCATG AAATCAGCTTTAGAAGCATCCTTGGCTGATACGGAAGGTAGATACTGTGCACAGCTTGGTCAAATTCAGCAACTCATAGCTAACCTAGAGGAAGAGATTGCAGATCTCCGAAACCAACAGGAACACCAGAGCAGCGAGTACAAGATGCTTCTGGATATCAAGTCTCGCCTGGAACAGGAGATCGCCAAATATAGAGAACTACTGGATGGACAAGATCTTAA aatTCCTGGTGTTGTTTCAAGTACGACCACTACATCAacgtcttcctcttcttcttccaccacaa CAGCAACTACAAGAAAACCTTAG